In the genome of Pseudomonas sp. P5_109, one region contains:
- the yihA gene encoding ribosome biogenesis GTP-binding protein YihA/YsxC, whose amino-acid sequence MQLKNPILGLCQQSTFMLSAAKVDQCPDDEGFEVAFAGRSNAGKSSALNTLTHASLARTSKTPGRTQLLNFFKLDDERRLVDLPGYGYAKVPIPLKQHWQRHLEAYLGGRESLKGLILMMDIRHPMTDFDLLMLDWAVAAGMPMHILLTKADKLTYGAAKNTLLKVQAEIRKGWGDSVSIQLFSAPKRMGLEDAYTVLAGWMELADKGAEVAAQ is encoded by the coding sequence ATGCAACTCAAGAATCCCATCCTCGGTCTGTGCCAACAGTCCACCTTCATGCTCAGCGCCGCCAAAGTCGACCAATGTCCGGATGACGAGGGCTTCGAAGTCGCCTTCGCCGGGCGTTCCAACGCCGGCAAGTCGAGTGCGTTGAACACCCTGACCCACGCCAGCCTGGCGCGAACCTCGAAAACCCCGGGTCGCACGCAACTGTTGAATTTCTTCAAGCTAGACGATGAACGCCGTCTGGTCGACCTTCCGGGCTACGGTTATGCAAAAGTACCGATCCCGCTCAAGCAACACTGGCAGCGTCACCTGGAGGCGTACCTGGGTGGACGCGAGAGTTTGAAAGGTCTGATCCTGATGATGGACATCCGCCATCCGATGACCGATTTCGACCTGCTGATGCTTGACTGGGCCGTGGCTGCCGGCATGCCGATGCACATTCTGCTGACCAAGGCGGACAAGCTGACCTATGGCGCGGCCAAGAACACGCTGCTCAAGGTTCAGGCAGAAATTCGCAAGGGCTGGGGCGATAGCGTGTCGATCCAGCTGTTCTCGGCCCCCAAGCGCATGGGCCTGGAAGATGCCTACACCGTGCTGGCAGGCTGGATGGAGCTGGCGGACAAGGGTGCCGAGGTAGCAGCCCAGTAA
- a CDS encoding c-type cytochrome, whose product MTKWLLAAGVLMPLYSAQATQDPEAVYNRVCGACHSGQLPTAPKKGDQEAWTPRLAKGMETLVQHVTQGFKAMPPRGLCMDCSAEDYQVIILWMSE is encoded by the coding sequence ATGACGAAATGGCTGCTAGCTGCCGGTGTCTTGATGCCGCTTTACAGCGCTCAGGCTACACAGGATCCGGAAGCTGTGTACAACCGTGTTTGTGGTGCCTGTCATTCTGGCCAACTCCCAACGGCGCCGAAAAAGGGCGATCAGGAAGCTTGGACGCCGAGGTTGGCGAAAGGTATGGAGACGCTGGTGCAACACGTGACCCAGGGTTTCAAGGCGATGCCGCCGCGTGGTTTGTGCATGGACTGCAGTGCCGAGGATTACCAAGTCATCATCCTTTGGATGAGCGAGTAA
- a CDS encoding c-type cytochrome, giving the protein MKKLIVSLLLTVGISGMAHAAGEAVQPGDAKAGQAKAAVCGACHGPDGNSMAPNFPKLAGQGERYLTKQLHDIKSGKRTVLEMTGLLTNLSDQDLADIAAYFASQKGSVGAADPKVVARGEALFRGGDLAKGMPACTGCHSPNGAGNAAAGFPHLGGQHAQYIAKQLTDFRKEEGGRNNDGDAKTMQTIAKKLSDEDIAAVSSYIQGLH; this is encoded by the coding sequence ATGAAGAAATTGATCGTGAGTCTGCTGTTGACCGTGGGCATCTCCGGCATGGCCCATGCTGCAGGTGAGGCAGTACAACCGGGTGATGCAAAGGCCGGCCAGGCCAAAGCCGCCGTATGTGGCGCTTGCCACGGCCCGGATGGCAACAGCATGGCGCCAAACTTTCCAAAACTGGCGGGTCAGGGTGAACGCTACCTGACCAAACAATTGCACGACATCAAGTCGGGCAAGCGCACCGTTCTGGAAATGACCGGCCTGCTGACCAACCTGAGCGATCAGGACCTGGCGGACATCGCCGCCTACTTCGCCAGCCAGAAAGGCAGTGTCGGTGCCGCCGATCCTAAAGTCGTCGCTCGCGGTGAAGCCCTGTTCCGTGGCGGTGACCTGGCCAAGGGTATGCCTGCCTGCACCGGTTGCCATTCGCCAAATGGCGCAGGTAACGCGGCTGCCGGTTTCCCGCACCTCGGCGGCCAGCACGCTCAATACATCGCCAAGCAACTGACCGACTTCCGCAAGGAAGAAGGCGGCCGCAACAACGACGGCGATGCCAAAACCATGCAGACCATTGCCAAGAAGCTGAGCGACGAAGACATCGCCGCAGTGTCCAGCTACATTCAAGGCCTGCACTAA